Proteins encoded in a region of the Eschrichtius robustus isolate mEscRob2 chromosome 16, mEscRob2.pri, whole genome shotgun sequence genome:
- the MLXIPL gene encoding carbohydrate-responsive element-binding protein isoform X5, translating into MARSRGLVSGLWASRKVTRSHEGRLREGTAVASWFLPSGRISKASSCCAGTRSASTTPSGGPGISSLRKSSREGDLLAPKQVEGGWQPPERWCEQLFTSVVPVLLAGPEEETGGRQLLDLDCFLSDISDTLFTMTQPGPTPLQLPPEDAYVGNADMIQPDLTPLQPSLDDFMEISDFFTNYRPPQTPTTSSFLEPPSFGPMADPVLSSGILGSEVPSACSGMTHLSGHNRLQARSSCPGPLDSSAFLSSDFLLPEDPKPKLPPTPARPPLLQYPSPAKGLGLEPCAPPPFPPMAPLPAMLQEEPLFSPRFSFPPVPPAPGVSPPSAPTAFAPTPPLGPGPAPAPFPIDLLPSGYSEPPFGPHFTVPQGTRPRGKPPTQSPRGRRPSPPTLAPATAGGNNPCLAQLLTAAKPEQALEPALVSSALLRSPGSPQEIVPEFPCTFFPPTPAPTPPRPPPGPATLAPPRPLIVPKAERLSPPAPSGGERRLSGELNSLPGPGTLSVCISSPQRILSRGHPDNKTETRRITHISAEQKRRFNIKLGFDTLHGLVSTLSTQPNLKMSKATTLQKTAEYIAMLQQERAAKQEEAQQLRDQIEELNAAINLCQQQLPATGVPITHQRFDQMRDMFDDYVRTRTLHNWKFWVFSILIRPLFESFNGMVSTASLQSLRQTSLAWLDQYCSLPALRPTVLNSLRQLSTSTSILTDPDCIPEQATRAVTEGTLGKSL; encoded by the exons TGGCAAGCTGGTTTCTCCCAAGTGGAAGAATTTCAAAGGCCTCAAGCTGCTGTGCCGGGACAAGATCCGCCTCAACAACGCCATCTGGAGGGCCTGGTATATCCAGT CTCCGTAAGTCCAGCAGGGAAGGGGATCTCCTGGCCCCAAAGCAG GTGGAAGGGGGGTGGCAGCCACCGGAGCGATGGTGCGAGCAGCTTTTCACCAGCGTGGTGCCCGTCCTGCTGGCGGGCCCAGAGGAGGAGACCGGCGGGCGGCAGCTTCTGGATCTCGATTGCTTTCTGTCCGACATCTCCGACACACTCTTCACCATGACTCAGCCCGGCCCTACACCCCTGCAGCTGCCCCCCGAGGACG CCTATGTCGGCAACGCTGACATGATCCAGCCGGACCTGACGCCTCTGCAGCCCAGCCTGGATGACTTCATGGAGATCTCAG ATTTCTTCACCAACTACCGCCCCCCACAGACGCCTACAACTTCAAGCTTCCTGGAGCCCCCCAGCTTCGGCCCCATGGCTGACCCTGTCCTCAGCAGTGGGATCCTGGGCTCGGAGGTGCCCTCTGCCTGCTCGGGCATGACCCACCTCTCGGGACATAACCGCCTGCAG GCTCGGAGCAGCTGCCCTGGCCCTCTGGACTCCAGTGCCTTCCTGAGCTCTGATTTCCTCCTTCCTGAAGACCCCAAGCCCAAGCTCCCACCCACTCCCGCACGCCCACCCCTCCTCCAATACCCCAGCCCTGCCAAGGGGCTCGGCCTGGAGCCCTgtgccccaccccctttccctcccATGGCTCCGCTGCCTGCTATGCTGCAGGAAGAGCCTCTCTTCTCTCCCAGATTCTCTTTCCCTCCTGTCCCTCCTGCCCCGGGAGTGTCCCCACCGTCTGCTCCCACGGCCTTCGCACCCACCCCCCCGCTGGGTCCaggccctgcccccgcccccttccccaTAGACCTTCTACCCTCGGGGTATTCGGAGCCCCCGTTCGGGCCTCACTTCACCGTGCCCCAAGGCACGCGGCCCAGAGGCAAGCCCCCTACCCAGTCCCCCAGGGGGCGGAGGCCCAGCCCCCCCACCTTGGCCCCTGCCACTGCCGGGGGCAACAATCCCTGCCTCGCACAGCTGCTCACAGCAG CCAAGCCTGAGCAAGCCCTGGAACCAGCGCTTGTGTCCAGCGCCCTCCTCCGGTCCCCAGGGTCCCCG CAGGAGATAGTCCCCGAGTTCCCCTGCACCTTCTTTCCCCCGACCCCGGCCCCTACACCGCCCCGACCACCTCCGGGTCCAGCCACATTggcccctcccaggcccctgaTTGTCCCCAAAGCGGAGCGGCTCTCGCCCCCAGCACCCAGCG GTGGTGAGCGGCGGCTGTCCGGGGAGCTCAACTCCCTGCCGGGCCCGGGGACTCTGAGTGTGTGCATCTCTTCCCCTCAACGCATCCTAAGCCGGGGCCATCCGGACAACAAG ACCGAAACCCGGCGCATCACACACATCTCTGCGGAGCAGAAGCGGCGCTTCAACATCAAGCTGGGGTTTGACACTCTGCACGGGTTGGTGAGCACGCTCAGCACCCAGCCCAACCTCAAG ATGAGCAAAGCCACCACGCTGCAGAAGACGGCCGAGTACATCGCCATGCTGCAGCAGGAGCGAGCCGCCAAGCAGGAGGAAGCCCAGCAGCTCCGGGACCAGATCGAGGAGCTCAATGCCGCCATCaa CCTGTGCCAGCAGCAGCTGCCTGCTACGGGAGTGCCCATCACACACCAGCGGTTCGACCAAATGCGAGACATGTTCGATGACTATGTCCGGACCCGCACGCTGCATAACTGGAAGTTCTGGGTA TTCAGCATCCTCATCCGGCCTCTGTTCGAGTCCTTCAATGGGATGGTGTCTACGGCAAGCCTGCAGAGCCTCCGCCAGACCTCACTGGCCTGGCTGGACCAGTACTGCTCCCTGCCTGCTCTCCGACCAA cTGTTCTGAACTCCCTACGCCAGCTGAGTACATCTACCAGTATCCTGACGGACCCAGACTGTATACCCGAGCAAGCCACACGGGCAGTCACAGAGGGCACCCTTGGCAAATCTTTATAG